One region of Limnospira fusiformis SAG 85.79 genomic DNA includes:
- a CDS encoding IS630-like element ISAtsp1 family transposase (programmed frameshift) produces MPAPYSYDLRQKVIDAIELDGMPKTEASQVFHVSRNTINLWLQRKAQTGDFLPKPNHRPGNNHKITDWHKFKAFAQEHGDKTAAQMAELWDDDISPRTISRALKKIGFTRKKTYGYQERWKQQREEFMAQIEQMEPEEVVYLDEAGMNSQDSDYPYGYCEEGKRFHALKSGKRQGRVSMIAAWCHQQLLAPFSFEGCCNRTVFELWLEFILIPTLKPGQTLVLDNATFHKGGRIAELVEAAQCRLLYLPPYSPDLNKIEKCWSWLKARIRHCIEQFDSLHDAMDSVLKAAS; encoded by the exons ATGCCAGCCCCCTATAGTTACGACCTCAGACAAAAAGTTATTGATGCAATTGAACTAGACGGTATGCCCAAAACAGAAGCCAGTCAAGTTTTCCATGTCAGCCGGAACACCATTAATCTCTGGCTGCAAAGAAAAGCACAGACCGGAGACTTCCTCCCTAAACCTAATCACCGACCTGGCAATAACCACAAAATTACCGACTGGCATAAATTCAAGGCTTTTGCCCAAGAGCATGGCGACAAAACAGCAGCTCAAATGGCTGAACTTTGGGATGACGACATCTCTCCTCGCACCATATCCAGAGCCTTGAAGAAAATTGGCTTCACCAGAAAAAAAACTTACGGCTACCAAGAACGTTGGAAGCAACAGCGAGAGGAGTTTATGGCTCAGATTGAACAGATGGAGCCGGAAGAAGTGGTCTACCTCGATGAAGCCGGCATGAATAGTCAGGACTCGGATTACCCTTATGGTTACTGCGAGGAAGGAAAACGCTTCCATGCACTCAAATCAGGGAAGAGGCAGGGCAGGGTAAGTATGATAGCCGCATGGTGTCATCAACAACTCTTAGCTCCCTTTAGCTTTGAGGGTTGTTGTAATCGGACAGTGTTTGAGTTGTGGTTGGAGTTCATCTTAATTCCAACATTGAAGCCAGGTCAGACTCTAGTATTGGACAATGCAACGTTTCATAAA GGGGGGCGGATTGCTGAACTGGTGGAGGCAGCTCAATGCCGTTTACTCTATCTACCACCTTATTCGCCAGACCTCAACAAGATAGAGAAATGTTGGTCGTGGCTGAAAGCCCGTATTCGCCACTGCATTGAGCAGTTTGATTCTCTCCATGATGCCATGGATTCCGTTCTCAAAGCTGCGTCCTAA
- a CDS encoding IS630 family transposase (programmed frameshift): MPAPYSYDLRQKVIDAIELDGMPKTEASQVFHVSRNTINLWLQRKAQTGDFLPKPNHPPGNNHKITDWQKFKAFAQEHGHKTSAQMAELWDDDISPRTISRALKKIGFTKKKTYGYQERDEQQREEFMAQIEQMEPEGLVYLDEAGINSQDSDYPYGYCEQGQRFHVLKSGKRQGRVSMIVAWCHQQLLAPFTFEGCCNRTVFELWLEFILIPTLKPGQTLVLDNATFHKGGRIPELVEAAQCRLLYLPPYSPDLNKIETCWSWLKARIRHCIEQFDSLHDAMDSVLKAAS, encoded by the exons ATGCCAGCCCCCTATAGTTACGACCTCAGACAAAAAGTTATTGATGCAATTGAACTAGACGGTATGCCCAAAACAGAAGCCAGTCAAGTTTTCCATGTCAGCCGGAACACCATTAATCTCTGGCTGCAAAGAAAAGCACAGACCGGAGACTTCCTCCCTAAACCTAATCACCCACCTGGCAATAACCACAAAATTACCGACTGGCAAAAATTCAAGGCTTTTGCCCAAGAGCATGGCCACAAAACCTCCGCTCAGATGGCTGAACTTTGGGATGACGACATCTCTCCTCGCACCATATCCAGAGCCTTGAAGAAAATTGGCTTCACCA AGAAAAAAACTTACGGCTACCAAGAACGTGATGAGCAACAGCGAGAGGAGTTTATGGCTCAGATTGAACAGATGGAGCCGGAAGGGTTGGTTTACCTCGATGAAGCTGGCATCAATAGTCAAGACTCGGATTATCCTTATGGTTACTGTGAGCAAGGACAACGCTTCCATGTCCTCAAATCCGGGAAGAGGCAGGGCAGGGTGAGCATGATTGTGGCATGGTGTCATCAACAACTCTTAGCCCCCTTTACCTTTGAGGGTTGTTGTAATCGGACAGTGTTTGAGTTGTGGTTGGAGTTCATCTTAATTCCAACACTGAAGCCAGGTCAGACTCTAGTGCTAGACAATGCAACGTTTCATAAAGGGGGACGGATTCCTGAGCTAGTGGAGGCGGCTCAATGCCGTTTGCTCTATCTACCACCTTATTCGCCAGACCTCAACAAGATAGAGACATGTTGGTCGTGGTTGAAAGCCCGCATTCGCCACTGCATTGAGCAGTTTGATTCTCTCCATGATGCCATGGATTCCGTTCTCAAAGCTGCGTCCTAA
- a CDS encoding c-type cytochrome — translation MSDRHLPSTQESIKLYSEQVKFFVDSCIRVALDNHIANTHITEIIQRVALVALGLMVVILLWVWGVSSVKISDPYIQKVLSLTGDPTRGHAIFEMNCAGCHVSQVEHQIGPNLEDISQRKSQISIIQQVVSGKTPPMPQFQPNPQEMADLLNYLEQI, via the coding sequence TTGAGCGATCGCCACTTGCCCTCAACCCAGGAAAGTATTAAGCTGTACAGTGAACAAGTAAAGTTTTTTGTAGATTCGTGTATTCGTGTAGCTTTGGATAACCATATTGCCAACACTCATATAACCGAGATCATCCAGCGAGTGGCTTTGGTTGCCCTAGGGCTGATGGTGGTTATTCTCCTCTGGGTCTGGGGAGTCAGTTCCGTGAAAATTTCCGATCCCTACATTCAAAAAGTGTTGTCACTAACCGGAGACCCAACCCGAGGACACGCTATTTTTGAGATGAACTGTGCGGGATGTCATGTTAGCCAAGTCGAACATCAAATCGGTCCAAACCTGGAGGACATTTCCCAACGAAAATCACAAATTAGTATTATTCAACAGGTCGTTAGTGGCAAAACCCCTCCCATGCCTCAGTTTCAGCCTAATCCTCAAGAAATGGCAGATTTATTAAATTATTTGGAACAAATTTAG